The following are encoded in a window of Psychrobacter sp. P11F6 genomic DNA:
- the mutM gene encoding bifunctional DNA-formamidopyrimidine glycosylase/DNA-(apurinic or apyrimidinic site) lyase, with translation MPELPEVETTKTSLAPLLGQRIIDIKVFQPKLRWAMPDDLDGLIDYMLDSIERRAKYLILNFLPLLPNDDSAAAQTATLVPRQLLVHLGMSGSLQQQSYGTEKRKHDHLIIVFKGVNNTKVQLHYYDPRRFGSVLWHKDYSAKLLDHLGPEPLSDEFTADYLYQLIQRSNLLDHSADTVAIGNAKSKKQPIARAIKSVIMEQQVVVGVGNIYATESLYLSAIHPATPADQLSHAQMIILVDHIKVILQKAIALGGSTLRDFTVADGQTGYFQQTLNVYGRQGKTCPHCDAVLENIKINGRASIFCPNCQPIL, from the coding sequence ATGCCTGAACTGCCTGAAGTAGAAACAACCAAAACCAGCCTTGCACCGTTATTAGGGCAACGCATCATCGATATAAAAGTTTTCCAGCCAAAGCTGCGCTGGGCGATGCCAGATGATTTAGATGGCTTGATTGATTACATGCTAGATAGCATTGAGCGCCGCGCAAAATATTTAATTCTTAACTTTTTACCTTTATTACCCAATGATGATAGCGCTGCGGCTCAAACTGCTACGTTAGTACCGCGTCAACTTTTGGTACATTTAGGCATGTCGGGCAGCCTGCAACAGCAGAGCTACGGTACTGAAAAGCGCAAGCATGATCATCTCATCATTGTTTTTAAGGGCGTTAATAATACAAAAGTCCAGCTACATTACTATGACCCAAGACGTTTTGGGTCAGTGTTATGGCACAAGGATTATAGTGCTAAGCTATTAGATCATTTAGGTCCTGAACCATTATCAGATGAATTTACTGCAGACTACCTGTATCAACTGATTCAACGGTCAAACTTGCTTGATCACAGTGCTGATACTGTAGCAATTGGCAACGCCAAATCAAAGAAGCAGCCCATTGCTCGCGCTATAAAATCAGTCATCATGGAACAACAGGTCGTCGTGGGTGTCGGTAATATCTATGCGACTGAAAGCCTATATTTATCAGCTATTCATCCAGCCACCCCCGCTGACCAACTGTCCCATGCTCAGATGATTATTTTGGTCGATCATATTAAAGTTATTCTACAAAAGGCGATAGCGCTTGGTGGTTCGACACTGCGAGACTTCACCGTAGCAGATGGCCAAACCGGTTACTTCCAGCAGACATTAAATGTCTATGGTAGACAAGGGAAAACTTGTCCGCATTGTGACGCTGTGCTTGAGAATATCAAAATTAATGGTCGCGCCAGTATATTCTGTCCCAACTGTCAGCCAATCCTTTAA
- a CDS encoding pyridoxine 5'-phosphate synthase has product MTTASLPSSNNPLQKPLLSVNIAHVATLRQARGVSYPSPLAAALWCENAALRLLVTYRRLC; this is encoded by the coding sequence ATGACCACTGCTTCATTACCTTCATCTAACAACCCTTTGCAAAAACCTTTATTAAGTGTAAACATTGCTCACGTAGCAACTTTACGTCAAGCGCGTGGGGTTAGTTATCCAAGCCCTTTAGCCGCCGCTCTTTGGTGCGAGAATGCGGCGCTGAGGCTATTAGTTACATACAGGCGCTTATGCTGA
- a CDS encoding OmpA family protein — translation MKLNKIALALVAVAAAPLAANAGVTISPLLLGYHYTGEAHDEQREVLKTGKDLYMNGQNPSQPIDGRNGNLNGGVAKESSLYTGAALGIELTPSTQFQVEYGVSNANGEASERSADAGVNRFDVEQTMLSGNFLIGTEEFTGYTDSAFKPYVLVGAGQSKIKVENQEQYVATGNAQGTTAGQPVSAGTEVAESKDTIGNLGLGAMYRINDALSLRGEARAIHNFDNNWWEGMALAGLEVVLGGHLAPTVAVPPMQEPVIDTTPVVVVESDLDSDGDGVPDSIDACPGTPMNVVVDERGCPVPVDITDELKMELRVFFDNDKSTIKSQYQPEIAKVAEKMREYPNSTARIEGHASKTGPSARYNQRLSEARAVAVKSMLTNEFGIAPNRISTVGYGYDQPIAPNDTEEGRAMNRRVYAIITGDKTMTVEQTKDMVVQ, via the coding sequence ATGAAATTGAATAAAATTGCTCTAGCTCTGGTTGCTGTAGCAGCTGCACCTTTAGCAGCTAATGCTGGCGTAACTATTAGCCCATTGTTACTAGGTTATCATTACACTGGCGAAGCTCATGACGAGCAACGCGAAGTCCTTAAGACTGGTAAAGACCTTTATATGAATGGTCAGAATCCATCACAACCAATTGATGGTCGTAACGGAAATCTAAACGGTGGCGTAGCTAAAGAAAGCAGTCTATATACTGGTGCTGCACTAGGTATTGAGCTAACTCCTTCTACTCAGTTCCAAGTAGAGTATGGTGTATCAAATGCAAACGGCGAAGCTTCAGAAAGATCAGCAGACGCTGGTGTTAACCGTTTTGACGTAGAACAAACCATGCTTTCTGGTAACTTCTTAATCGGTACTGAAGAATTTACTGGTTATACTGATAGCGCATTCAAACCATATGTATTGGTTGGTGCTGGTCAATCTAAGATTAAAGTAGAGAACCAAGAGCAATATGTTGCGACGGGTAATGCGCAAGGTACTACAGCAGGTCAACCTGTATCAGCTGGTACTGAAGTTGCAGAGTCTAAAGATACCATTGGTAACCTAGGTCTAGGTGCTATGTATCGTATCAACGATGCTTTAAGCCTACGTGGTGAAGCTCGTGCGATTCATAACTTTGATAATAACTGGTGGGAAGGCATGGCTTTGGCCGGTCTAGAAGTTGTACTTGGTGGCCATTTAGCGCCTACAGTAGCAGTACCACCAATGCAAGAGCCAGTTATCGATACTACTCCAGTAGTCGTAGTTGAATCTGATCTTGATTCTGATGGCGATGGCGTACCTGATAGCATCGATGCATGCCCAGGCACTCCTATGAATGTCGTAGTAGATGAGCGCGGTTGCCCAGTACCAGTAGATATTACTGATGAGCTGAAAATGGAACTACGTGTATTCTTTGATAACGATAAATCAACGATCAAATCTCAGTATCAACCTGAAATCGCTAAAGTAGCAGAGAAGATGCGCGAGTATCCTAACTCTACAGCACGTATCGAAGGTCATGCTTCTAAAACTGGTCCTTCAGCACGTTATAACCAACGTTTATCTGAAGCCCGTGCCGTTGCTGTTAAATCTATGTTAACTAACGAATTCGGTATTGCTCCAAACCGTATATCAACAGTTGGCTATGGTTATGACCAACCAATCGCTCCAAACGACACTGAAGAAGGTCGTGCTATGAACCGTCGTGTTTATGCCATCATCACTGGTGACAAAACAATGACTGTTGAACAAACTAAAGATATGGTTGTTCAGTAA
- a CDS encoding GspH/FimT family pseudopilin, whose product MALLHKTLSSYKELSAFMLWVFTSNKHRLAQSRLILYVYHRYIVSLYKRAPNTNTRTDPSTVNRHNKGFTLVELIVTVCVLAIIVTIAAPVIRTQLARMEAKRIQSQLENSLALAKAESYIRRQNVIVCLSDTGGRCHRDSDKTLLLFIDKNDNNHFDAQVDSLVVQQSLNPKYSKLSLRVGSRRHYTKFWGESGKPRGHFGHIKYCPIVAYNEAMYLISFNQGGIIKQKLNEDHPTECDE is encoded by the coding sequence ATGGCATTGCTGCATAAAACATTATCAAGTTACAAAGAGCTCTCAGCATTTATGTTATGGGTTTTTACTTCAAATAAGCACAGGCTAGCTCAAAGCCGATTGATTCTTTATGTGTATCACAGATATATAGTATCTCTCTATAAAAGAGCACCTAATACAAACACTAGAACAGACCCAAGCACTGTTAATAGACATAACAAGGGTTTTACGCTGGTTGAACTTATCGTCACTGTATGTGTATTAGCAATTATAGTGACGATCGCAGCCCCAGTCATACGAACGCAATTAGCACGTATGGAAGCCAAACGGATTCAAAGTCAGTTAGAGAATTCTCTTGCCTTAGCCAAGGCTGAGAGTTACATCAGAAGACAGAATGTGATTGTTTGCTTGTCTGATACTGGAGGGCGCTGCCATAGAGACAGCGATAAGACACTTTTGTTATTCATAGATAAAAATGACAATAATCACTTTGATGCTCAGGTAGATTCATTAGTCGTTCAGCAGTCTTTAAATCCTAAATACAGTAAGCTAAGTTTACGAGTTGGAAGTCGACGCCACTACACCAAATTTTGGGGTGAGAGTGGCAAACCACGAGGACATTTTGGCCATATAAAATACTGTCCCATCGTTGCTTATAATGAAGCAATGTATCTAATATCATTTAACCAAGGAGGTATTATTAAACAAAAACTTAATGAAGATCATCCCACCGAATGTGACGAATAA
- the recO gene encoding DNA repair protein RecO gives MRNEALVGYLLHQRPYQEKRALYYLFSQQHGVIHGIGKKGAPLFMPLQLFATGKRDLKTFSQINIASQHTTQTGIAKDDGIATVLEALPYENITGQHQYAALYLNEILWRLLSTEDPMPVLWLHYQDSLSQLRRPLSANELRLCLRQFEKHLFNELGFSLILTQDSIENIIQPDDSYRFLPDVGLVPVLQNDIQTEHLDNTMGQFFFKGTDIIAMTQLGITDKTLNNWSKIHRQLIDHLLDYQPLQSRLLWQQQQRYQ, from the coding sequence ATGCGCAATGAAGCGTTAGTCGGTTATTTATTGCATCAGCGTCCTTATCAAGAAAAGCGCGCCTTATATTATCTGTTTTCTCAGCAACATGGCGTGATCCATGGTATTGGGAAAAAAGGCGCGCCATTGTTCATGCCATTGCAGCTCTTTGCCACTGGTAAACGCGATTTAAAAACGTTTAGTCAGATCAATATTGCATCGCAACACACAACTCAAACAGGCATAGCAAAAGATGATGGCATTGCCACTGTTTTAGAAGCACTGCCCTACGAAAATATTACAGGTCAACATCAATATGCGGCGTTGTATTTAAACGAAATACTATGGCGGTTGTTGTCGACTGAAGATCCAATGCCAGTATTATGGCTACATTATCAGGACAGTCTGTCTCAGCTTAGGCGACCTTTGAGCGCCAACGAATTACGGTTGTGCTTGCGCCAATTTGAGAAGCATTTATTCAATGAGTTGGGTTTTAGCTTAATATTGACGCAAGATAGTATTGAAAACATCATTCAGCCTGACGATTCTTATCGCTTTTTACCTGATGTTGGTTTAGTGCCTGTCTTGCAGAATGATATACAGACTGAGCATTTAGACAATACTATGGGGCAATTTTTTTTCAAAGGTACTGATATTATCGCAATGACGCAGTTAGGTATTACTGACAAAACCTTAAATAATTGGTCAAAAATCCATCGACAGCTTATTGACCATTTACTGGATTATCAACCCTTGCAAAGCCGCTTATTATGGCAACAGCAACAGCGTTACCAATAA
- a CDS encoding RelA/SpoT family protein, producing MVKIREGLPLVDGQTTQADSAALAAQLVASQRSHQSANSYAQIPLDIKYQLSTHKLHTTFDRSALHAFHSHDPKLENEYSDNPLLDKNNALSDKELEAIDLDQVNIDVPTWLDNVAKRIGQESVPHLSAACEFIRSHMNTSESERSGAYVTGIGMTDILTYLYQDEDALVAAMLYRSARKSIISLADIEKKFGADISTLVKDTLAMGKLSEIIESNKRLEDHFVNNQRDQLSNIYSMLISVTNDVRVVLIKLAERTFAMRELTFSNEERQNRVAREVMTIYAPLAHRLGIAQLKWELEDLAFRYLAPERYKEIAKLLSEKRSERESYIQRVQDKLNEALAEANIEGEVSGRVKHIYSIYRKMKLKGLSFDQLYDIRALRVLVTNPSDCYHVLGLVHGLWRYIPEQFDDYITNPKSNGYRSLHTAVIAENKSLEVQIRTHEMHFEAELGMCAHVNYKEGLKNKKDNYLNQRISSLRQLLSINNETRNQPRSSLLTGEEIEGMEFDEEEQLVDFDELERIYIFSRDGDITELPKGATVLDFAYYVHTQVGNRAQAARVNQRYVPLTYQLKTGEQVEIITKASREPNRDWLVASLGYIHTNRARSKLRQWFNKQDRDKNIEIGRQMLSKELERLSVHPNSIDLNDYIQHFHVNTTDDIIVGLVTGDIGLNQLTSHISRQLHLEPERPPENFAPSIDAREAGKIDAYKIRIDGLDNIEINLAGCCHPVHGEPIAGYITLSRGVSVHNRGCPEYSRLIERDPEREIEASWRVQAGRYQPVDIHVEAYDRRGLLRDLTQIIDKENVNIRQVETLSNDDNIAFLKFHIEVSGLAHLSKLLAKLEQQHGILHARRAVA from the coding sequence ATGGTAAAAATTCGTGAAGGATTACCGCTGGTGGATGGACAGACCACCCAAGCCGATAGTGCAGCACTTGCCGCTCAACTGGTCGCGAGCCAACGCTCGCACCAGTCTGCCAATAGCTATGCCCAAATCCCCCTCGATATCAAATACCAGCTGTCCACTCATAAGCTACACACCACTTTTGATCGCTCAGCACTACATGCCTTTCATAGTCATGATCCAAAGCTTGAAAACGAATATTCTGATAACCCGCTTTTAGATAAAAATAATGCTCTCTCAGATAAAGAGCTCGAAGCGATTGATTTAGATCAAGTCAATATTGATGTTCCTACTTGGTTAGACAATGTCGCCAAACGTATCGGACAAGAGTCTGTACCTCACTTGAGTGCTGCTTGTGAATTTATTCGCAGTCATATGAATACTAGCGAGTCTGAGCGTTCAGGCGCTTATGTCACGGGTATTGGCATGACAGACATATTAACTTATCTCTACCAAGACGAAGACGCTCTTGTGGCTGCAATGCTCTATCGTAGTGCGCGAAAATCAATCATAAGCCTCGCTGATATCGAGAAAAAATTCGGTGCAGACATATCGACCCTAGTCAAAGATACCTTGGCAATGGGTAAGCTGTCTGAGATTATTGAAAGCAATAAGCGTCTAGAAGATCACTTCGTAAACAATCAGCGCGACCAGCTATCTAATATTTATAGCATGCTAATTTCCGTCACCAATGATGTACGCGTCGTGCTTATCAAATTGGCTGAGCGTACTTTTGCCATGCGCGAATTGACCTTTTCTAATGAAGAGCGACAGAATCGTGTGGCGCGTGAAGTCATGACTATTTATGCCCCATTGGCGCATCGCTTGGGCATCGCGCAACTTAAATGGGAGCTGGAAGATTTAGCCTTTCGCTACCTTGCGCCTGAACGCTATAAAGAGATTGCCAAACTGCTCTCCGAAAAACGCAGTGAACGCGAATCCTATATTCAGCGCGTACAAGACAAGCTTAATGAAGCACTAGCAGAGGCTAATATCGAAGGTGAAGTCTCTGGACGTGTTAAGCATATCTACTCTATCTACCGAAAAATGAAGCTCAAAGGCTTATCGTTTGATCAGCTTTATGACATTCGCGCGCTGCGAGTATTGGTCACCAATCCATCAGACTGTTACCACGTGCTTGGATTGGTACATGGCTTGTGGCGATATATTCCAGAACAATTCGATGATTATATTACCAACCCCAAGTCCAATGGTTATCGCTCACTACATACGGCAGTCATTGCTGAAAACAAATCACTGGAAGTACAAATTCGTACTCATGAAATGCACTTCGAAGCTGAGCTTGGCATGTGTGCTCATGTTAACTACAAAGAAGGTCTAAAGAATAAAAAAGACAATTATCTTAATCAAAGAATCAGCTCGCTGCGTCAGCTGTTATCGATCAATAATGAAACCCGTAACCAACCGCGCTCATCTTTACTAACAGGTGAAGAAATAGAGGGTATGGAGTTTGACGAAGAAGAGCAACTCGTTGATTTTGACGAGCTCGAACGCATCTATATCTTTAGCCGTGATGGTGACATTACTGAACTGCCAAAAGGGGCGACCGTTCTTGATTTTGCTTATTATGTACATACACAAGTTGGTAATCGTGCTCAAGCTGCGCGAGTCAATCAGCGCTATGTACCATTAACCTATCAACTCAAAACGGGTGAACAAGTTGAAATTATCACCAAAGCATCACGTGAGCCCAACCGTGATTGGCTAGTTGCTTCACTTGGATACATTCATACCAACCGTGCACGTTCAAAATTGCGTCAATGGTTCAATAAGCAAGACCGTGATAAGAACATTGAAATTGGTCGTCAAATGCTTAGTAAAGAGCTTGAACGACTATCGGTACATCCCAATAGCATCGATTTAAACGACTATATTCAGCATTTCCATGTCAATACGACTGATGATATTATCGTTGGATTGGTCACAGGCGACATTGGTCTCAACCAACTCACCAGCCATATCTCTCGTCAGCTACACCTAGAACCTGAAAGACCGCCAGAAAATTTTGCGCCAAGTATAGATGCTAGAGAGGCAGGAAAAATCGATGCTTATAAAATTCGTATCGATGGGCTGGATAATATAGAAATCAATCTAGCAGGCTGTTGCCACCCTGTGCATGGCGAGCCAATTGCTGGTTACATCACCTTATCACGAGGTGTCAGTGTCCATAATCGTGGTTGCCCTGAATACTCACGCTTGATTGAACGCGATCCTGAGCGCGAAATAGAGGCTTCGTGGCGGGTACAAGCTGGTCGTTATCAACCCGTTGATATTCACGTAGAAGCCTATGATAGGCGTGGACTGTTGCGTGATTTGACGCAAATTATTGATAAAGAAAATGTCAATATTCGTCAAGTTGAGACGCTTAGTAATGATGATAACATTGCCTTTTTAAAATTTCATATTGAAGTCTCAGGATTGGCGCACCTATCTAAGCTTTTGGCGAAACTAGAGCAACAGCATGGTATCTTGCATGCTCGCCGCGCCGTCGCTTAG
- the typA gene encoding translational GTPase TypA: protein MANDIKHLRNIAIIAHVDHGKTTLVDKLLHQSGTFGDRANIAERAMDSGDIEQERGITILAKNTAIRWTDKTDDTEYRINIVDTPGHADFGGEVERVMSMVDCVLLVVDAVDGPMPQTRFVTQKAFEQGLKPIVVINKIDRPGSRPDWVMDQIFDLFDNLGATDEQLDFPVVYASALNGIAGLEADDLADDMTPLFKTIVDVVQPPQVDADAPFRMQISSLDYNSFVGVIGIGRIQRGKVKTNTQVTVIDKNGNTRNGRILKIMGYHGLDRIDVEDAQAGDIVCITGIDSLNISDTICDPSAVEALPALTVDEPTVSMNFQVNNSPFAGRDGKFVTSRNIRERLERELIHNVALRVEDTESPDKFKVSGRGELHLSVLIENMRREGFEMGVSGPEVIVKEVDGKLQEPYENVVFDIEDEHQGSIMEQVGLRKGEMTNMELDGKGRMRIEATMPARGLIGFRSEFLTLTSGTGIMTSSFSHYGPQKIGDVGGRSNGVLVSMAKGVCLGFALFNLQKRGKLFAEPQLEVYEGMIVGLNSRNDDMAVNPTTAKQLTNVRASGTDEALTLTPAVKFTLEQALEFIQDDELVEVTPKAIRLRKRYLTESERKRHGRGKKGA from the coding sequence ATGGCGAACGATATCAAACACCTGCGTAACATTGCAATTATTGCCCACGTTGACCACGGTAAAACAACTTTGGTTGATAAGTTATTACATCAGTCTGGTACTTTTGGCGACCGTGCAAACATTGCTGAACGTGCAATGGATTCAGGCGATATTGAGCAAGAACGTGGTATTACCATTTTGGCTAAAAATACAGCCATCCGCTGGACAGATAAGACTGATGATACTGAATATCGTATCAACATTGTTGACACCCCAGGTCACGCCGACTTTGGTGGTGAAGTTGAGCGTGTAATGTCTATGGTTGACTGCGTGCTTCTAGTCGTTGATGCGGTTGATGGCCCAATGCCACAGACCCGTTTTGTGACGCAAAAAGCGTTCGAGCAAGGTCTAAAACCTATCGTTGTCATCAATAAAATTGACCGTCCTGGCTCGCGCCCTGACTGGGTAATGGATCAAATCTTCGATCTTTTTGATAACTTGGGTGCAACTGATGAACAGCTTGATTTCCCAGTTGTTTATGCCTCAGCATTGAATGGTATTGCAGGTTTGGAAGCTGACGATTTGGCTGATGACATGACACCACTTTTCAAAACGATTGTTGATGTGGTTCAGCCTCCTCAAGTTGATGCTGACGCACCGTTCCGTATGCAAATCTCAAGCCTTGATTACAACAGTTTTGTTGGCGTTATCGGCATTGGTCGTATTCAGCGTGGTAAAGTTAAAACCAATACTCAAGTGACTGTAATCGACAAAAATGGCAATACCCGTAACGGCCGTATTTTGAAAATTATGGGTTATCATGGTCTTGATCGTATTGATGTTGAAGATGCACAAGCTGGTGACATCGTTTGTATTACTGGTATTGATTCGCTTAATATCTCAGATACGATTTGTGATCCTAGTGCTGTCGAAGCGTTACCAGCATTAACGGTTGATGAACCTACCGTTTCAATGAACTTCCAAGTAAATAACTCACCTTTTGCTGGTCGTGATGGCAAGTTTGTGACCTCGCGTAATATCCGTGAGCGTCTTGAGCGTGAATTGATTCATAACGTAGCATTACGTGTAGAAGATACAGAATCTCCTGATAAATTCAAAGTATCAGGTCGCGGTGAACTTCATCTATCTGTATTGATTGAAAACATGCGCCGTGAAGGTTTTGAGATGGGTGTTTCAGGCCCAGAAGTTATCGTCAAAGAAGTGGATGGTAAATTACAAGAACCGTATGAAAACGTTGTTTTTGATATTGAAGATGAGCATCAAGGTTCTATCATGGAGCAGGTTGGCTTGCGTAAAGGCGAGATGACCAATATGGAGCTTGATGGTAAAGGTCGTATGCGTATCGAAGCGACGATGCCTGCCCGTGGTTTGATCGGTTTCCGTTCTGAGTTCTTAACGTTGACCTCAGGAACTGGTATCATGACGTCAAGCTTCTCACATTACGGTCCACAAAAGATCGGTGATGTTGGTGGTCGCTCGAACGGTGTCTTAGTTTCTATGGCGAAGGGTGTTTGCTTAGGTTTCGCGCTATTTAACCTGCAAAAACGTGGTAAATTGTTTGCTGAGCCACAGCTTGAAGTTTACGAAGGTATGATCGTTGGTCTTAACTCACGTAACGATGATATGGCTGTTAACCCAACGACTGCTAAGCAGTTAACCAACGTTCGTGCGAGTGGTACTGATGAAGCATTGACGTTGACTCCAGCAGTCAAGTTCACACTTGAGCAAGCGCTTGAATTCATTCAAGATGATGAATTGGTTGAAGTAACACCTAAGGCGATTCGTCTGCGTAAGCGTTATTTGACTGAAAGTGAGCGTAAGCGTCACGGCCGTGGTAAAAAAGGTGCTTAA
- the rnc gene encoding ribonuclease III, whose translation MKPTLQHSQAIPTPQQNSTSVDTLIVSSEFIQQLAVLTRKLGYVFKDLSLPKLALTHRSFDSKKNYERLEFLGDALLGMIVGEALYHRYPSQNEGRLTRMRATLVRQESLVIIAQNLELSNHLILGIGERKGGGRNRASILADAVESLIGAIYLDSQNLDITRDCVLSWYGDLIDNVNDQKALKDAKSRLQEWLQSKQFDLPHYELMETRGNAPHQIFVVRCHVNINNCVDITESGESRRIAEQKAAELMINQLHKLPSSAKKRS comes from the coding sequence ATGAAACCAACTTTGCAGCACTCCCAAGCGATTCCTACTCCTCAACAAAATAGCACGTCTGTCGACACGCTGATTGTTAGCTCAGAATTTATTCAGCAATTAGCCGTATTAACACGCAAGTTAGGCTATGTGTTTAAGGACTTGAGCCTTCCCAAACTTGCGTTGACACACCGCTCATTTGATAGCAAAAAAAATTATGAGCGTTTAGAGTTTTTAGGAGACGCGCTGTTAGGAATGATTGTGGGTGAGGCTTTATATCATCGCTATCCTAGCCAAAATGAGGGTCGCTTGACTCGTATGCGTGCCACTTTGGTACGTCAAGAATCATTGGTCATTATTGCGCAAAACTTAGAGCTCTCTAATCATTTGATATTAGGGATAGGTGAGCGTAAAGGTGGTGGGCGCAATCGCGCTTCTATATTGGCTGATGCCGTGGAGTCTTTGATTGGTGCTATTTATTTAGACAGCCAAAATTTGGATATTACTCGCGATTGTGTACTCTCATGGTATGGTGATTTGATTGACAACGTTAATGACCAAAAAGCCTTAAAAGATGCCAAGAGTCGATTGCAAGAGTGGCTACAATCTAAGCAGTTTGATCTGCCACATTATGAGCTGATGGAAACACGTGGTAACGCGCCGCATCAAATTTTTGTTGTACGTTGCCATGTTAATATCAATAACTGTGTTGATATTACTGAATCTGGTGAGAGCCGCCGTATCGCTGAACAAAAAGCAGCAGAACTAATGATTAACCAATTGCATAAACTGCCGAGTTCAGCTAAAAAGCGATCCTAA
- the mscL gene encoding large conductance mechanosensitive channel protein MscL, which yields MSMVSEFKEFALKGNVMDLAVGVIIGGAFATITTSLVEDIIMPIVAFIAGGEINFKNMFLVLGDAPEGVAMTYDALKAAGVPVLAYGSFITVLINFLILAFIIFMMVRMVNKMRRKEEVQELVKQPSEEVQLLREISAKLGNTAVSK from the coding sequence ATGAGTATGGTTTCTGAGTTTAAAGAATTCGCTCTAAAAGGTAATGTGATGGACTTAGCGGTCGGTGTCATTATCGGTGGGGCATTTGCCACTATCACAACGTCCTTAGTTGAAGACATTATTATGCCAATAGTGGCCTTCATAGCAGGTGGCGAGATCAATTTCAAAAACATGTTCTTAGTGTTGGGTGATGCGCCTGAAGGTGTTGCCATGACCTATGATGCCCTCAAAGCGGCTGGCGTTCCTGTATTAGCCTACGGCAGTTTCATTACCGTACTGATTAATTTCTTAATTCTAGCATTTATTATTTTTATGATGGTTAGAATGGTTAATAAAATGCGTCGTAAAGAAGAAGTACAAGAGTTGGTAAAACAACCTTCAGAAGAGGTGCAATTGCTTCGTGAAATTAGTGCTAAATTAGGTAATACCGCTGTTTCAAAATAA
- the era gene encoding GTPase Era — translation MAIEEFFAPSIHAGIADDFKAGYVAIVGRPNVGKSTLMNHLLGQKLSITSRKPQTTRHRIHGILSNHEMQAVFVDTPGIHRNEVRAINERMNKAAVSALVDVDLVLFVVDSDQWRDDDLLVLQKLGDTNLNVVLVINKSDTLKDKGSVLPLIETFNDSFDFADIVPVSALKNQNLDRLQEVIASHLPIAAPIYDTEQITDRSERFLASEIIREKIMRSAGDEVPYDLTVQIDGFKDEPAHTDPKTGRPRKACTFIDATIYVERSGQKAIVIGDKGQRIKQVGMDARKDMEQLFDKKIMLTLWVKVKRGWSDDERALTSLGY, via the coding sequence ATGGCAATTGAAGAATTCTTTGCCCCTAGTATTCATGCAGGTATTGCTGATGATTTTAAAGCGGGTTATGTCGCGATCGTTGGACGTCCAAATGTTGGTAAATCGACTTTGATGAATCACTTATTGGGTCAAAAGCTGTCTATTACATCACGTAAGCCGCAAACGACTCGTCACCGTATCCACGGTATTTTGTCAAATCACGAGATGCAGGCAGTATTCGTTGACACGCCGGGTATTCATCGCAATGAAGTACGTGCTATTAATGAGCGTATGAATAAAGCTGCGGTATCTGCATTAGTAGATGTTGATTTGGTATTATTCGTTGTTGATTCAGATCAATGGCGTGATGATGATTTGTTAGTTCTACAAAAGCTTGGCGACACCAATTTAAATGTGGTATTGGTTATTAATAAATCTGATACCTTAAAAGATAAAGGCAGCGTGTTGCCGCTGATTGAGACGTTTAATGACAGTTTTGATTTTGCCGATATCGTACCAGTATCTGCCTTAAAAAACCAAAACCTAGATCGTCTACAAGAAGTGATTGCTTCGCATCTTCCTATTGCTGCTCCTATCTATGATACCGAGCAAATTACTGACCGCTCAGAACGATTTTTGGCCAGTGAAATTATCCGCGAAAAAATCATGCGTAGCGCTGGTGACGAAGTGCCATATGACTTAACTGTACAGATTGATGGGTTCAAAGATGAGCCTGCGCACACTGATCCAAAGACAGGGCGTCCACGTAAGGCTTGTACTTTCATCGATGCGACTATTTATGTTGAACGTAGTGGTCAAAAAGCCATTGTGATTGGTGATAAAGGTCAGCGTATTAAGCAAGTTGGTATGGATGCTCGTAAAGATATGGAGCAGTTGTTTGATAAAAAAATCATGCTGACACTGTGGGTGAAAGTGAAACGTGGCTGGTCTGATGACGAACGTGCATTGACTAGCTTAGGATATTGA